In the Scyliorhinus canicula chromosome 23, sScyCan1.1, whole genome shotgun sequence genome, one interval contains:
- the LOC119956622 gene encoding ferritin heavy chain B-like: MASQVRQNYHKDCEDAVNKQINLELYSSYVYLSMFSYFDQDDVALRHFAEFFKEQSHEEWEHAEKLMEFQNKRGGRIILGDIKKPEQDEWSNGLEAMQRALQMEKNVNQSLLDLHKLSSGNTDPHLCDFLETHYLDEQVKMIKKLGDHITNLKRLGAPENGVGEYLFAKLTLGE; the protein is encoded by the exons ATGGCCTCCCAAGTGCGTCAGAACTACCACAAGGACTGTGAGGATGCTGTTAACAAGCAGATCAACCTGGAGCTCTATTCCTCCTATGTTTACCTCTCCATG ttcTCTTACTTTGACCAGGATGATGTTGCCCTGCGTCACTTTGCTGAGTTCTTCAAGGAGCAGTCACATGAGGAATGGGAACATGCTGAGAAACTGATGGAATTCCAGAATAAACGTGGCGGCCGCATCATCCTGGGAGATATCAAG AAACCAGAGCAGGATGAGTGGAGCAATGGTCTGGAGGCAATGCAGAGAGCTCTGCAGATGGAGAAGAATGTGAACCAGAGTCTGCTggatctgcacaaactctcctctggGAACACCGACCCTCAT CTTTGTGACTTCCTGGAGACTCACTACTTGGATGAACAAGTGAAGATGATCAAGAAGCTCGGAGATCACATCACCAACCTGAAGAGACTGGGAGCCCCTGAGAATGGCGTGGGAGAGTACCTGTTTGCCAAGCTCACCCTGGGGGAGTGA
- the LOC119956478 gene encoding ferritin heavy chain B-like gives MASQVRQNYHKDCEDAVNKQINLELYSSYVYLSMSSYFDRDDVALRHFAEFFKEQSHEEWEHAEKLMEFQNKRGGRIILGDIKKPEQDEWSNSLEAMQRALQMEKNVNQSLLDLHKLSSGNTDPHLCDFLETHYLDEQVKMIKKLGDHITNLKRLGAPENGTGEYLFDKLTLGESD, from the exons ATGGCCTCCCAAGTGCGTCAGAACTACCACAAGGACTGTGAGGATGCTGTTAACAAGCAGATCAACCTGGAGCTCTATTCCTCCTATGTTTACCTCTCCATG tcctcttactTTGACCGGGATGATGTTGCCCTGCGTCACTTTGCTGAGTTCTTCAAGGAGCAGTCGCATGAGGAATGGGAACACGCTGAGAAACTGATGGAATTCCAGAATAAACGTGGAGGCCGCATCATCCTGGGAGATATCAAG AAACCAGAGCAGGATGAGTGGAGCAATAGTCTGGAGGCAATGCAGAGAGCTCTGCAGATGGAGAAGAATGTGAACCAGAGTCTGCTggatctgcacaaactctcctctggGAACACCGACCCTCAT CTTTGTGACTTCCTGGAGACTCACTACTTGGATGAACAAGTGAAGATGATCAAGAAGCTCGGAGATCACATCACCAACCTGAAGAGACTGGGAGCCCCGGAGAATGGCACGGGAGAGTACCTGTTTGACAAGCTCACCCTGGGGGAGAGTGACTGA